The DNA segment AGAAACGCCACCAGGTAAACGTGTTTTTCCTGAGTTTTGGTAATGTTCCAGTTGATTTGAAACATTAACATGTCTGTTCTTGTTATGGTTTCTTTAGTGCCAGCAGTCACTGTAGCCCCGAAGGTTCATGCTCCTCCCAAGGTGCCAGTAAAGCCGAGCATGGAGGACCAGGAAGTCTATGGGTCAGTTGTCACTAATTATCCAGGATCACACTGTCTGTTGCTCAGCCAGAGATCCACTACAACTCTACattaatttctttttgtctctcttacCTGTTGTTCTGCGGCGTTCAGACCGAACACGGTGATGGTGCGTTTCCAGAAGGGCGACAGCGTGGGCCTAAGGCTGGCGGGAGGAAACGACGTCGGCATCTTCATCGCCGGCGTTCAGGAGGACAGCGCCGCTGAGCAGGAGGGACTCCGCACGGGGGATCAGATCATGAAGGTGAGGCTTCGTTCAAAACCTGCAGGTGAAATTAAGATGGTTCAGAACATGTTCAAAGACTATGAAAGTCATTATTAGTTTGTGGagttgtgtgtatatatatgtgtgttttcttgtccATTTTCAGGTGAACAACATGGACTTCAGAGGCATGGTGCGAGAGGATGCTGTCCTCTACCTCCTGGAGATTCCCAAGGGAGAGGATGTGACCATTCTTGCTCAGAGTAAACCTGAAGGTACTGCACTTTATAGATAATGATTGCTAATAAAACTAATAGAAATACTTACAGCTGTTAATAGtgcttctcattttctttcttctctcagtGTACAAGGACATTTTAGCGTCTGGCAGAGGCGACTCTTTCTTCATCAGGACCCACTTTGAGTATGAGAAGGAGGCTCCACAGAGTCTTCCCTTCTCCAGAGGGGAGATCTTCAAAGTGACGGACACGCTTTACGATGGCAAGCTGGGCAACTGGCTGGCAATCCGCACCGACAAAGACAACCAGCTGCTGGAGAAAGGAATCATCCCCAACAAGAGCAGGTGTGTGAAGCACCATTAGTCACTACCTACAAATTCATCATCTGatcaacaataaaacacttaagttttgtttttattttgttacttaCAGAGCTGAGCAAATGGCCAACGTCCAGAACGCTGCCCGGGCCGCATCAGGCAACGACAGAGGAGACTTCTGGAGGCTGAGAGGTCAGAGGGCGGCCAAGAAGAAGGATCTCCGCAAGAGCCGAGAGGACCTGAGCGCTGCTCCGGTCACCACACGATTCCCTGCCTACGAGAGAGTGGTTTTACgtgaaggttaaaaaaagaagaagttatCCATTGGCAATTTAAATGGAAGTGTATTGTTGCCGTCCTGTGACTGAATTTGtattctgcatgtttttttttcagctggaTTCAAGAGGCCTGTGGTGATATTTGGTCCCATTTCTGATGCAGTAAATGACAAACTGGCCGCTGACATGCCGAACGACTTCGTCATTGCCAGTAAGTGCAAACATCATTTTGTTGTAAATTGTTTTTAGCCGGCTgccaagaaaaacagatttctgaAGAATTTCTTCACTCCCCCAGAAACGGAGCCTAAGGATGCAGGAAGTGAGAAATCCTCCGGGGTGGTGAGGCTCAACACCATCCGACAAATCATTGAACAGGTACggctgagaagaaaaaagacgTAGCTTTATGAAAGTAACGTTACACCATCTTAACATTTAACAACTCCTCCTCGTTTCCTCAGGACCGCCATGCTCTTCTGGACGTGACTCCCAAAGCTGTAGACACTCTGAACTACACCCAGTGGTATCCCATTGTCATCTTCCTGAACCCCGACAGCAAGCAAGGTGTCAAGACCATGAGGAACCGCCTCGTACCCGGGTCCAGCCGCAGTGCACGCAAACTGTACGAGCAGGCCGTCAAGCTCAGGAAGACCTGCTCACACCTGTTCACCGGTAGGTTATAAGTGACTTCTGTTTCTCTGGCTTGCACATGAACGAGCTCCAAACACAGCTCCTTGAGTTTGTTGCTCTGCTCTGGTTGTGTCCGAGTTTCTTGAGAACCGCTCATtcaaaaaacttcacagtcgACACTGCACTTACTTGGGTCCTCAACAATACTCCTGCAAAGTTTGAAGTCAGTCAGATGAGCGGTCGTCGAGAAAAttgaaggacagacagaaagacagagatttCTCCATTTATAattagaagagaaaaaaggaggagcaACAGAGGCGGGATGGACAATCACAACAACATTAAAGATAAATTGTAAATGTAGATGTAGCCTATGTCACATTTAGCAAATCACAGTGTAAAGAAAACGTACACTGACAGTCAAATTTAAATTCACCaccttcattttttaaaaccagaaCAATGACTGTAAATAAACTGGTCCATCTTGAAGCCAACATGAAAGAATCagattttataaaaatgaatcaacaaaacaatgacaacgtaaaagaaaaaacagagaaaacttactGAGCTGTGGTTTTGTTTAGCAACCATCGACCTGAACTCGGCCAACGACGCGTGGTATGGCAGCGTGAAAGAGTCTATCCAGgaacagcaggacagagctgtgtgggtgtgtgagggCAAGGTGAGTCTTATTACCTGTGTGACTGACGCACCtgcagctgagagacagagaagtatTATCTTCACATTCAGAATAGATAGATATTAGAATATGAACCTCCTCTTCTCAGCTGGACGGTTCAGAGGAGGACCTGGATCTCCACGACGACCGCATGTCCTACCTGTCGGCGATGAGCGCCGACTACCTGAGCATGGACAGCCGTCTGACCAGCGACTACGAAGACACGGCCGACGAGGGCGGGGCTTACACCGACAACGAGCTGGACGAGACGCTGGACGATTCCCAGCCCGTGTCGGCCATCAGTCGATCATCGGAGCCCGTGCTGCCAGACGAGGTGAGGTGGCGTCCTCTGATCTTCACCCTCCATTCGCTCAGTGTCACGTTTCAAATTCTGACCCTGACGaccctcctctgtgtgtgtttgtgtagaagCTTCACCCTGAACCCCGGGCTCGTATGAGGAGgtcagggagcagagaggtgcTGAACAGAGAGCCCAGCCCTCCCCCTTCGTTTGTCCCTGAACCCCCGAAGGTGAGaacctcccctccttcctcctcatctgcaCTCCCTCCTgtaatgaaaaactgaatgtgCCAAACTCAGACAAGAAGATTAATCATTCCTTAAGAATTATGGAGTCATGAAATCCCTTAAATAGATTAAATAAACTGACAACCCCACTTCTTCTGTTGCTGAGTTACTTTTGATATTAATATGATACTGACTCCAAAATTATTCTTTTTCTGAAGAGTTTACAAAATccaatttttcatttaacagaAATCAGTCAAAGTTCTCAAGTGTTTAATGtctaaacacatgcatacatgcaagAACTTTTCAGTCAATAAATGTCTAAAATCGGcacattttggatttaaatctttaaaatgtctGACAGTTTTCAATCTGCTACAGACACATTTGAGTTGGTACTAAAAAACAaggttttaaataaaaagaaactgaaaaaatatgtaaaattgtTGGAAGTAATGTggagttatttttgttttccacgTTTCATTGTCTTGATTTTTTCCTCCCCTCGTCATTTAAATCTGTAACTGATAATTTCTGGAGCCTGAACATTTTGAAAGCAGTATAAAAGGTTTCAAATGGACCATAACAATCCTGACCGGTCCCCTCTCCTCACCTGACAGGTGCGGGCTCAGACTCGGACTGACTCAACGCGGAGCTATGACTCACACTCCAGCAGCACCATCAGCAGCGACGCAGCGGGCGGAAACAAGCCGCTGCCCCCTCCCGTCGCCCTGAAGCCCACCGTCCCCCGTCTGAACCagcacacagaggagcagagcccggggaaggaggaggaggatcccGCCAACAAATCCTTCCTGGGCAAGgttagaattattattattttcatttgtttattgcTTTGCAACAAAATGGATTCCTACTCTGACCTATTAAATCTCTGACATCTTTCTGGTTCATTCAGCTTTTAGATTTGACTTTAActcagtttttaaataattcttATTTCGTTTTCTTCCCTTCTGACTTTCATTGCTTCTAATATGAAATAGAAAATGGGTGACCAGGTAACTGAACGTGTCTGAGTCCTCATTTCAAATCCATAACCACTTACCATCCATCATAACAgtttcatcatcttcactctcAAACATTTCATCTAACAGTCACTCTCCCTATAAGTCGCATCTTTTATTtatcaacaaaaatgaaacatgagttaacatttgtttgtttgttttctaacagATTCAAGCGTTTGAGAAGATGGACCACCTGGCTCGAGCTCAGAGACTCCTGGAGCTGCAGGAGGCAGAAAACGCTCGGGTCAGTGCTGTTGTTATTaatgttactgttattattttatttaaaattcctGTTCTTGTCAgtgtaggaatcctatccataataaaaacacttttttagTCTTATTTTGTGTCACTTCTGACATACCTGGGTCttgctcttttctcttctcacaGCTGGAAATCGCCCAGAAGCATCCAGACATCTACGCCATCCCAGTGAAGCTGCCAAAACCCAACCTCAACCGTCCTCAGCCAATAGGGTGAGAGCATCACTCTTCATCAACatgataaaaatgacatttttttaagtgaGGTGTTGTAGATAATTATCCGTTACTCTCATGAGATGAAAAACTAACCTGCTGGATCGCTGCTTTGTTCACGTGTTTAATCAGTTCGAGCTCCAACCCCGAGCCCCAGACGCCGTCCAGGACGCCGTACGCAGAGACGAGAGGATACGATGACGACGACGAGGCCGAGTACCGCAGACAGCTGGCCGACCAGACCAAGAGAGGGTACTACAACCCGCAGAAATACAAGGACACTGAGCTGTAGGCCAGGAAAACCAGGAAGTGGCATTTTCATCATCCTAGAGCTCTTCGCCATGGTAACAGCTTACACAGCTTCACCTAGTTGGGAACTCTCTGGACATTTTGTTTGTAGTCAGGCTCCTGGAAAGACATCTAGTTTCAACACTAATTTCAGACACTTTTCAACGCTGTTGTCTCACAAAAAGGTTCCTTCACACCTGCGCTGGTTCTTCTTATGGACCTTTTCACACCTGATGTTTCAGcgtgtgtatatacagtacatatatatataaatatatatattgtttttatgtgtctgaAAAGATTTTTGTTACAAGCAAGTCTTTATCGTGCCCCATTACACCAACACCAAGCCCCAGTTTGTGCCTCTTGTGCCGTTACATTCAAAGTCACAGAACTGAGCGTCGGTTTTTCTGACAAATAAAATTTTTCTGCAGTTATGTAATACATTCATTTGAGTTAATGGATGCATTATGCCTCtgcagaaaataacagaaacagaacaaggTCAGATGGCTTTTCCagctgccatctttgttttgGTCAGGAACGAGTCACAATTGGTTAAAAATCTTTTTGAATATTATGGAAATGCCATCACAACAGTATTAGGTGTTGTTTAACAAACTTGTTGTTTCAGTGCTCGTCGGGGAGTTATCTTTCAGGAAGGACAGAGGATTAGCTCTGTTAGCGGGATGTAATGGAGACACGTGAGAGGCAGAAACTGGAGCTAGCCAACATCATGCTGCACCCACACCATAGAGTGTTGTAGACTGTGTTTGCgtgcaatcaaaaagttctgagactgcgCAAAGACAGGCGAAATCTTGTCTATCATCTGtaagtggtcacaaaaacacCTTAATCTAACATGGAATATTGACTAACGAAGGTTATTTCTCTCACTTGGTGTATGAGCATTTCTGTGCTGCACTCAGAAGAGTCTCAGAAATTTTTGATCGCACCTCGGACAGTGTTAACAGCTGCTCTGAGGTCAGACAGGTGTTAGTCTCCCTCTTCTCACCTCTCTCCTGCCAAGTTGTCTCTGATTTATCGCTGGCCTCTACATTCCTTGTTGtacactacactgtaaaaagtgcCTTGCAGCTCAGATTTCACttcagaaagaacaaaaaagggGTTATATTCACCAATTTTCGATGTCACAgatttcactgttaaaaaatattgGTGTAAAGGAAGCAGCGCAGCATAAATCTGACGTTTCTGTTCGTCTTTactgtttttacacagagacaatcacatttttattgtgtctaatgtttttatattgaaTATTTGCTGAACTCAGTCAAGTCTTTGTACACGGGAGTATTGGGAACGTGGTGATGACAATCATGTTGGTTGATTagtttctttaaaatgtctgttagtttctgattttcttttttttttttagtttgtgatATCCTGAGTGTTACAGGACTCTTGGAAAAActctaataaataaatctttctttttttacatcGTGTTATCATAAAATCTCAGGTTCTACTTTTGTTATTGGAGGAGTCATGAGAGGTTAAAGGCTGCTCGAAACGGTTTATACCGATTGTAAatggctcagattgttattttaagtgtctgacaacattatagataggattcctacagagacagagctttctcttaaagagtaaaatcctttttgtttgaccagaaacatcattatatatcaataccagactccattggaaaaaatggcaattttacAGCACTGATCACAGGAGGTTactggaatactgctgcctcgatttgttagtttgtttgtgtttttgtgtggtacTTTAACTTACAGaagggatctgaatacttcttccaccgcTCAAAgttacacaacaacacaaactaactaaccgAACATGGCAGGGGTATTCCAGGAATTCCTGTTgtctgctcggtaaaattcatgtttttgtcaatggagtctggtagtgaaaTATAATGTCAAACCAAAATCTTACTCTTTAACTGAAAGCTCTGTTTCTTTGATGTGGATTATTGCACcgtttgtttacatttgcagTTTGCAATGATCTATTTTTACACTGCTTtatcagtacttttacttaagaaatgaatctgaatacttcttccaccactggctGATTCTGATGCAGTAAAAGAGGTTAAATTTAGGTGGATGACATCCCAGATTTGTTGTGATTTCAGGCTAAAATTCATGGAAAAGTTCAACTTTGATTCAGAAAATAATTTGGAAAGATAAGATAGCTGGGTTTGAGTCGTTTCTGTGCGTACCTCCATGCAGTAATTTCTTGTCGCTCTCAAGCAGGACCTTTAAACAGCTAGACTGCATTCAGCTCAAATCCTGTTGAAACCAGACAACAAACCAGAATTTACCGTCTTTTTCTTCATAGAGTTTATTCAGCAGAACTGTACATGCATTCCTTGATAGCTCCAGTGTAGAGTTTTTGTATCACTTGGTTCGCCCTGACAACTTAAAGGTCCAACATGATTAAAAGTACATTCAGATATTACAGCtatttaacaaaaaaaggtaatatttactctttttttccaccTAAATATGCACAATAAAATCCACAATTTCTCTTTGGTCGAACATAACACGTCACATTAACACTCGGCCTAGTGAGATAATCTGCCTTCTGCTGTCACACTGTAGATGTACATGTTTACATGACAGTCCACTGTACAGATTAAGGCAAGTCAAGTGATATCAAACAGgatacagagaggaggaaaggtaTTAAAACAACCTAAAGATGGAGGGACAGTAGTAAAGATAGACTGAGTGCTGTGAGTGAGAGgagtgaggagtgtgtgttcagatgtaGACAGGTTGCTCCTGTGCTGTCAGCAGACGGTACATGGCCGCAGGCATCGTCTTCATGTGGATCTGGAgcagaaagaaataaaactgtgaggtttttttgtgtttacttaAAAAAGCTAATTAAACTCTGCAACTGAGAAAGAGGGACGCTCAGAATTTCCCTGACCTCTCCCATGGCGTTAGACAGGATCTGAACGATCTTCTCATGAGGCGTCGCCACGACGCTCTGGCTGTTGATCTCGATGATGCGGTGACCGACGCGaacacctcctctctctgcaatGCCTCCCCTCATCAGGCTGcagatctacacacacacacacagaggaaagtgTAAAATGTGTCCTTGGTCTGTTAATAGGAAACTGATACTGGTTTGTATGAGGATAGAAAGAcacttaacaaaataaaagctcttcttcaataccagactccattgacaaaaagtggaattttaccgagcagaacacaggagctgctggaatacgCCAAACTTCGatctgtgagtttgtttgtgttattgtgtggtacttttacttatgtaaaggatccgattacttcttccaccactgaaagtcacacaataacacaaacaaacaaacagatggaggcagtggtattcaaGAAGCTCCTGGGTTCTTCTTggtaaaattcttgtttttgtcaatggagtctggtagggatatctctgtaggaatcctataAATAATGTCTGAGCCCAGACTCACAATGCCGTTCTGGACGCTGAAGCCCAGCTGGTATCTGAGATCCGGCCTGCGGATGAGCACCATGGTGACGGGAGGACACCTGACGATGTTCATCTTGATCCTGGACTGAGACTTTAGACCCTGAGGGAGGACAGAGTCAAGTTAGCTACGAGAGACTCAAGGCACTAATTTCAAGTAAATACAACACTGTCAACATGTCCACATACCTTGATGATGCTCTGGCAGGTGCTGAGCGGTAAACCCACCAGACTGGTCCCGTTGATGGTCATGATCTGGTCTCCGATGTTGAGTCGACCGGACTTCTCGGCAGGACCGGCGTGCATCATGCTGGCGATGATGACGGTGGGGAGGATGGAGCCCCAGCCCGACTCCACTATCACCACACCCAGGATCTCTCCTTTCTGCTTCTCGATGTAAACCTGCGGGGAAACAAGTCgagttttatttcaaaacaagaTTGTATTTTGAACCTGTGCCTCATTTTCCCCTTGGTTATGGgtgtaaacataaacaaacaaaaacaaaacataacgTTCCACATTATAgatatgattcctacagagatagaggtttttatttaagagtaagatccttttttgTCTAACcaaaaaaagctgttttaccagttaccagactccattgacaaaaacaggaattttagctCGCAGAATGTAAGAGCAGCTAAtctaccactgcctccatctgttagtttgtttgtgttattgtgtggcacTTTTACTTCTGTAAAGGATCcaaatacttcctccaccactgaaacaaacaaacaaatcgAGGCAGCGGTAATCCAGCATCTTCCAGTGCTCTgttcagtaaaattcctgtttttgtcaatggagtctggtactgatatataatCATATTTCTGGTCAAAGAAAAAGCATCTTACTCTTTACCAAAAAGGTTTATCTCTGCTGGAATCCTTtttataatgttgtcagacacctataataacaatctgagttGTCAGCACTTCCTGGTTGCCAATTcttgtccctgtcaatcatgcacacccaaaaacatgggaataTAACCTTAACATTCACCATTCAGtttcaaacaactgaaatcTCTCCTAGTGAAGCAACACAGTCATctaaacaacatgaaacagtAACACTGCACCCCGTTTGAGCTTCTCGTGGCCAAATGCCCGATTCTGAAAAATGCGAGACGACAGCAGGCGTTCAGggcagcagggaggagggaggagggaggggggtctGAGGTCGGACCAGGTTGAGCGTCTCAAATTCACCTTCATACTGAGGTTactgacttttctctctctctctctctctctctctctttctaaaccaaatgacatttttccaGTCGGACATCGGTCACACAGCTGTGACTCCAAAAATAACCAGCTGCTCATTTGAAACCACTGGAAGGCAAACTAACAGAGCAGactgagcagaaaaataaaaactggctCATTTGAGCTCAAATATTAATGAATTCACCTAAACTGAAAGGTGCTGTTGTTCTATATGGACAAAAGTTGAGTTAAATTCCAGCTGGAGTTCATTTTTTTTGGAGGTGAAAACGAACCCAAAGATGAACTAAACTCAATTTCAGCTCAAGCAGTAAATCTGAATCTGCTGTGCCtgtgctgccacctgctgttcGACTTACGTCTCTGCAGTTCTCAGACTTGGAGAAGTGGATGAGGTCGTCGTTGTACATGTCCTGAGTGTTGAGCAGGTCGCTGTATTCCCTCTGGCTCAGGTCCTCGGGGTCGATGCCGTTGGCCCTGAGGAACTCCTGGTAGGCAACGCTGAAGGACTGACCGATGGACTGAGCGATCAGCTGAgcctgagggagggagggagaaagagggagagagatcaGGACGGGAGCTTGTGAGTGACACTAACTTTTATACTTTCCTGTGGGAGTTTCATCTGCACAGTCAAGCTCATGATCAAGCGACATGATCAATCAAGAACTTGTCACTTTACTGCTcgtctttctttcccttttcgGATTTCTTTTGAGCAACGTCACCATGTTTCAGGATCTCAGCAAACAAAGCATCcttattttacacttttcagGTGTTTAATTTGAGGCTTTAATGAGCATAAGGAGAAAACACCCTGCTCTAGCAGGAGCagggtgttttgtgtttgtctcagaTGGTGATATACTGGCTTCCTGACAACAACcaatgaaaatactgtttccGTTTTGGACCTGGAAATAGTATTTTCATCAGTCGTAACAGCTCACTTTGTGCATCATTTCCTTCGTCATTTTCTATCTTGTGGCTTGTTAACTTAGTGTTGTGCtgttaataaagttaaaacaacaattaaatcGAAtacattttggacattttaacacattttaaggCCTTGAATCACTGCTTTTCATGACTTTTCAAGACCTACAGATTCCCTGTAACAGGCTTAATGTCAGTTATAACTCACGTCCTCAGACTCAAAGACGTGGCAGATCATCCTGTACAGCCGCCTGTCGTCGTGGGTCATGTTGGTCTGCTCGGCCGTGTGGTCCAGGTTTTCCTGCGCGCTGCGGGACCGGACCATCTTCCCCCGGGCCATCAGCACCACCATGTTACCGATGTCGGCTATGTAGGAGATCGTCCTCAGCGGCAGGTCCATTAAAGACTCCTGGTGATCCAAAAAAAGATGTGAAGATCTTAAATTAATTGCTTTTTGATGAGTCTTGCTATACAGAGATGTCTTTTAATTGGAGAGAGAATCTGCTGCTCGATTATTTCCCTTGGTACAATTATTTCCTACCTGAGTGTCTGCATTGAGGACTTTGATCCTCTGTGTGGACATGAACAGATCGACCTCAGCCGTGGACGGAGCCTCGCTGTCGGGGCTCTGCACAGCCggagagaaaacaacaagaagcaAAGACGTGAACGGAGGAAGCAACTGGTTAATTAACAGGAAAGGAGGAGAGCAGGTGTCACAACTGTCAAAAAGGCATCAAATgtaagagaggaaacaaaaaaggaagaaagtcTCATGCAATCTGCATGCAACAAACATTGATTGTGGAGGGaaaactggagagaaaacagtAGAAACCAGCAATCTGCAGACCTATGTTAGTTATTTTAATCTAAATTTCCACGCAGATCGATACAGTAAGTCATCTTTCACATGtcactttaaaaacagagagaataaacaaGAAGAACTCACCTTTTTCCTGTTCTTTGCCTGCTTCTGCGCCGCCTGCAGTGAtcagaaagcagaaaagaaagacaacattttCAGCTGGATCAACAAAAACCCAATCGTCTCGTCCACCGTAGACTGCCTCCATGCCAAATGCCAAATTAATGGACAAAAAGGGACCTTAAAGGTGTGTGCTGCGaatgtgtctgcgtgtgtgtgtgggaggacaGTGATGTTACTGTCTATCACATCTGACAACAGCAGACCGCCAGAGGCCCCTCGCAGCAACACACTATCAAAAAGTTTTCTCTTCATCAATGTGACACGAACGACCCCGAAGAAAGAGAAGCGACCTCATGTGTTTCTGGCAGACGCCTCAGCACAGCTCAGGGTTTGTGTTTCCAAATGTTGGCATGTGCCACCATTTCTCTCtctaaaatattgttttttgaGGTTTAAAATAAACCAATCTCTATCAGTACACATGATGAAAGTGGAGTTAATCTGATTCCACCTGGATTCAGACTTCTAAATATTAAGGGATGAAATATTTAGACTTAGAAGTGTCTaagaaaagtttctgatgcTCCAGATTAAAAAGAAACTCAGCGTTCAGAGGAAGGATACACATGGATTGTAATTACACTCACTGCCAGAGGGGGGAGACAAAAGCTCCGCACTGCAGGTTTAAAATCGATACTTGGAAGATGcaattttctcttctttttaacaTTAACGATggctgtatgtttttgttttggacatTTCATTAGGGTTCAGTTTACTGAAGATAATCCCAATTTAAGTCTCACATTTATAGAAACTAAAATGTGCAGTAAGGATGAATTTATGTCAGGTTTCTGGAAGCATTCGTAAAGGCTTTAAAGAGTCAGTCAAGTTtcttttatctcataattttggttttatttccttAAACCTCTTTTCTGCTTGCGACTGGAAACCATACTATTaaaactctgctgctgatttaatCATAGGTTTCAAGTTTAGAGACAAAATAActaaatgtagtttttatatttcatgatttttgatgtttttcagaCT comes from the Lates calcarifer isolate ASB-BC8 linkage group LG9, TLL_Latcal_v3, whole genome shotgun sequence genome and includes:
- the tjp2a gene encoding tight junction protein ZO-2a isoform X1, which gives rise to MKTVLSLHRKWAHAVKTIRILQGLNPVMEETVWEQYTVTLQRDPKMGFGIAVSGGRDNPNEESGETSIVVSDVLQGGPADGLLFEKDRVVQVNAISMEGAIHSFAVQTLRKCGKVAKITVKRPRKVPVNLLNRPPSPDDRVFNNDYNEDYNYDQDRRSVYSGRSGGGRDHSLERERGGGYMDSGYHTHERDYDRDYDRRERGRSMERDLSPDRQYRRDGSRGRTLDRERSPDRRYRSDHVLDRDYSPDRRYRSERALDRDHSPDRRYRSERALDREYSPDRRYRSERTLDRTNSPDLRYKQDSHSPGRGHGRDHSFERGRERISSEPRKYDEPIRRSGSRDRLDRSPSPAAMPIPLPRPIRDLEPLEKPLNVLLLKNRPNEEYGLRLGSQLFIKEMTSTGLASRDGNLQEGDIILKINGTVTENLSLSDAGKLIEKSRGKLQLVVQRDKRQVLIRVPPMVDSDSELDDISEIESYRSYSPQDDRRGQPSDLSSHSSNERLREKPREEPPNRLAKMGAMPTPFRGADRAVEDTPPLQAEREEARPETPPVPAVTVAPKVHAPPKVPVKPSMEDQEVYGPNTVMVRFQKGDSVGLRLAGGNDVGIFIAGVQEDSAAEQEGLRTGDQIMKVNNMDFRGMVREDAVLYLLEIPKGEDVTILAQSKPEVYKDILASGRGDSFFIRTHFEYEKEAPQSLPFSRGEIFKVTDTLYDGKLGNWLAIRTDKDNQLLEKGIIPNKSRAEQMANVQNAARAASGNDRGDFWRLRGQRAAKKKDLRKSREDLSAAPVTTRFPAYERVVLREAGFKRPVVIFGPISDAVNDKLAADMPNDFVIAKTEPKDAGSEKSSGVVRLNTIRQIIEQDRHALLDVTPKAVDTLNYTQWYPIVIFLNPDSKQGVKTMRNRLVPGSSRSARKLYEQAVKLRKTCSHLFTATIDLNSANDAWYGSVKESIQEQQDRAVWVCEGKLDGSEEDLDLHDDRMSYLSAMSADYLSMDSRLTSDYEDTADEGGAYTDNELDETLDDSQPVSAISRSSEPVLPDEKLHPEPRARMRRSGSREVLNREPSPPPSFVPEPPKVRAQTRTDSTRSYDSHSSSTISSDAAGGNKPLPPPVALKPTVPRLNQHTEEQSPGKEEEDPANKSFLGKIQAFEKMDHLARAQRLLELQEAENARLEIAQKHPDIYAIPVKLPKPNLNRPQPIGSSSNPEPQTPSRTPYAETRGYDDDDEAEYRRQLADQTKRGYYNPQKYKDTEL